The Candidatus Omnitrophota bacterium genomic interval CATTATTGTATTCTTGCTTCTTGCTTTTGTGAAATCTTTGCTAATGCTCGGAGGATTTTACGGTTTATATATGAGCCGGCTTAGATTTAAGAAAAATGCCGACAGGTTATTGAATCATCTAAAAAGAGAAGGCGCCAAAAAAATAGATTTTGCCGGGTATATACAGGGGAAAAGTTTATTTTTAAAGTATCTTAAAACAATGATAGATGTCAGCTGGCATCCTGTGCATTGCGAAAAAGCTGTTTCTGATTTTGAGATAGAAGGCGAAAAAGAACTGGAGATTTCTAAAACATTGATGAGGATCGGCCCGATGCTCGGGCTCATGGGAACATTAATTCCCATGGGCCCGGCGCTGACAGGGCTGGCAGCGGGAGATATTGCCTCTATGGCGCTTAATATGCAGGTAGCTTTTTCTACGACCGTGGTAGGTATTTTTATCGGCGCAATAGGCTTTGTTACGCAATTGGTTAAGCAGAGATGGTTTGCCGAAGATTTAAATAATCTTCAATATGTTTATGAATTAGCGCGTTCGGAAGACAGATGACAGAAGACAGAAGTCAGAGAACAGAAAAAACTAAACTATGAAGAAAAAGGGAATTTTTACGCATAGATTGAGGGGCAGTGATGATGATCCTCTTTCCGGCATGGCCAACCTCTTTGATTTGGCAATGGTCTTTGCCGTAGCGCTTATGGTAGCCATGGTTTCGTAT includes:
- a CDS encoding MotA/TolQ/ExbB proton channel family protein, encoding MKSLLMLGGFYGLYMSRLRFKKNADRLLNHLKREGAKKIDFAGYIQGKSLFLKYLKTMIDVSWHPVHCEKAVSDFEIEGEKELEISKTLMRIGPMLGLMGTLIPMGPALTGLAAGDIASMALNMQVAFSTTVVGIFIGAIGFVTQLVKQRWFAEDLNNLQYVYELARSEDR